One genomic window of Candidatus Nitrospira inopinata includes the following:
- the rpsB gene encoding 30S ribosomal protein S2, producing the protein MGVVTIKELLEAGVHFGHQTNRWNPKMKKFLFGERNGIYIIDLQQTLDRLNQAYAFVRDTVASGESILFIGTKRQAAEILEEEAKRANAFFVNQRWLGGMLTNFQTIRRSIDKMKKLETILENPAEHGLKKKEILLMQKNVAKLQKYLSGIRNMRTLPGAVFVLDTRIERIAVQEAVRLDIPVIAILDSNCDPDDIAYPIPGNDDAIRSIKLITSKIADACIEGAHLKAQRDEAEFQAVPEGSEKKQTVRLESVPAS; encoded by the coding sequence ATGGGAGTGGTGACGATCAAGGAGTTATTGGAAGCCGGAGTGCACTTCGGCCATCAGACGAATCGCTGGAATCCGAAGATGAAAAAATTTCTCTTCGGCGAGCGGAATGGAATCTACATCATTGACCTGCAACAGACCCTTGATCGCCTCAACCAAGCCTACGCGTTCGTCCGCGACACGGTGGCGTCCGGCGAATCGATCTTGTTCATCGGAACCAAACGGCAAGCTGCCGAAATCCTCGAAGAAGAAGCCAAGCGGGCCAACGCGTTCTTCGTCAACCAACGTTGGCTGGGCGGGATGCTGACGAATTTTCAGACCATCCGTCGAAGCATCGATAAAATGAAAAAACTGGAGACCATCCTGGAAAATCCCGCCGAGCATGGCCTCAAAAAGAAAGAAATTCTCTTGATGCAGAAGAACGTCGCCAAGCTGCAAAAGTACCTTTCAGGGATCAGAAACATGCGGACGCTTCCTGGGGCCGTCTTCGTGCTCGACACCAGAATCGAACGGATCGCCGTCCAAGAAGCCGTGCGGTTGGACATTCCCGTCATCGCGATTCTTGACAGTAATTGCGATCCGGACGATATCGCCTACCCGATCCCAGGCAACGACGACGCCATCCGCTCCATCAAGCTCATTACCTCAAAAATCGCCGATGCCTGCATCGAAGGCGCCCATCTCAAAGCCCAACGAGACGAGGCGGAATTTCAGGCCGTGCCGGAGGGGAGCGAGAAGAAACAGACGGTCCGTCTTGAGAGCGTTCCGGCATCGTAG
- the argJ gene encoding bifunctional glutamate N-acetyltransferase/amino-acid acetyltransferase ArgJ, which translates to MRNDRAQGVTAPTGFQATGLHCGIKKAGILDLALIVSEVAGPIAGVFTKNRVQAAPVRLNRLHLGRRQGRAIIVNSGNANACTGPDGLVAAKAMASTVAQALSIPTHQVFVGSTGVIGRPLPIDRIIGHVPTLIARLSPRGGKQAARAILTTDLRPKTVVLRGRVNGTVITIGGIAKGSGMIHPDMATMLAFLTTDAAIEPATLQRALTSAVDQSFNCITVDGDTSTNDMVLCLANGMARNRPIREGTRHYRAFEQMLREASERLALAICRDGEGVTKVVKIAVSGAKTEAAAKRVASTVATSNLVKTALFGEDANWGRVMAAIGRSDVPIDPNRVTVRFGDVVMVRKGTGTGLDAERKIARVFKQREFTISIDLDQGKAHAHMWTTDLSYEYVRINASYRS; encoded by the coding sequence GTGAGAAACGATCGCGCACAGGGCGTGACGGCGCCCACGGGTTTTCAAGCAACCGGCCTCCACTGCGGAATCAAGAAGGCCGGAATTCTCGACCTCGCTCTCATCGTTTCAGAAGTCGCCGGCCCGATCGCCGGCGTCTTCACCAAGAATCGCGTTCAGGCCGCGCCCGTACGACTCAACCGTCTGCACCTCGGTCGCCGCCAAGGTCGCGCGATCATCGTGAACAGCGGAAACGCCAACGCCTGCACGGGGCCGGATGGACTCGTCGCGGCAAAAGCCATGGCCTCGACGGTCGCACAAGCCCTTTCCATCCCTACTCACCAGGTGTTTGTCGGTTCGACCGGCGTGATCGGCCGTCCCCTGCCCATCGACCGGATCATCGGCCACGTCCCGACTTTGATCGCTCGACTCAGTCCCCGCGGAGGAAAGCAGGCAGCCCGTGCAATTCTGACAACCGATTTGAGACCGAAGACCGTCGTTCTCCGTGGCAGGGTGAACGGAACGGTCATCACAATCGGCGGGATCGCCAAAGGCTCCGGCATGATCCATCCCGACATGGCCACCATGTTGGCCTTTCTCACCACCGATGCGGCCATCGAACCGGCGACGCTCCAACGGGCTCTGACGTCGGCGGTCGATCAATCCTTCAACTGTATCACCGTGGACGGCGACACCAGCACCAACGACATGGTCCTGTGCCTGGCCAACGGCATGGCTCGAAACCGGCCGATCCGGGAGGGAACTCGACACTACCGTGCGTTCGAGCAAATGTTGCGCGAAGCCTCTGAACGACTCGCGCTCGCCATATGCCGAGACGGTGAAGGAGTGACCAAAGTCGTCAAGATCGCGGTGAGCGGCGCGAAAACCGAAGCCGCGGCCAAACGGGTGGCCTCCACCGTCGCGACGTCCAACCTCGTCAAAACCGCTCTGTTCGGAGAAGACGCCAATTGGGGGCGCGTCATGGCGGCAATCGGCCGATCAGACGTCCCGATTGATCCAAACAGAGTCACGGTTCGTTTCGGTGACGTCGTCATGGTCAGAAAGGGAACAGGGACGGGTCTTGACGCCGAGCGAAAAATCGCCAGGGTCTTCAAACAACGCGAGTTTACCATCTCAATCGACCTCGACCAGGGTAAGGCCCACGCGCACATGTGGACGACCGATCTTTCTTACGAATACGTCCGCATTAACGCCAGCTACCGATCATAA
- the rplM gene encoding 50S ribosomal protein L13, with protein sequence MTYFEKPANVRQTWYLVNAEGKTLGRLAARVAALLRGKHRSTFTPHIDMGDHVIIVNAEKIQLTGNKMKTKLYRRHTGYPGGLKTASAEHLFRKDPSQLLVQAIEGMLPKNPLGNGMARKLRVYTGPDHPHHAQQPELISL encoded by the coding sequence ATGACTTATTTTGAAAAACCGGCCAATGTGCGACAGACATGGTACCTGGTCAATGCAGAAGGGAAAACCCTCGGACGACTCGCCGCCCGAGTCGCGGCCCTCTTAAGAGGAAAACACCGTTCCACCTTCACCCCCCATATCGACATGGGAGACCATGTCATTATCGTGAACGCGGAAAAGATCCAATTGACCGGCAACAAGATGAAAACCAAGCTGTACCGTCGCCACACCGGCTACCCCGGCGGCCTCAAAACCGCCTCAGCCGAGCATCTGTTTCGAAAAGACCCTTCACAACTGCTGGTTCAAGCCATTGAGGGGATGCTTCCCAAAAACCCGCTTGGAAACGGCATGGCCAGGAAACTGCGGGTCTACACCGGTCCGGATCACCCGCATCACGCACAACAGCCGGAACTGATTTCCTTATAA
- a CDS encoding glutamate-5-semialdehyde dehydrogenase produces MESNVFGQPPESIEQSASEYIVKLVAKAKQASGKLASLSTTVKNQALLAMAEALEAKTEEVLGANRRDLDAFGDAPDKKAMADRLRLTPQRVEEMAGGIREVEKLPDPVGVMPSMWTRPNGMKVGRVRVPIGVIGIIYESRPNVTADSAALCLKSGNACVLRGGSEAIHSNTVIAAILSEAAEKAGVPSGAITFIDRPDRDLVPVLLKQDRFIDLIIPRGGESLMRLIAEHSTIPVVKHDAGVCHIYVDASADLEMAHAICVNAKVQRPSTCNAMETLLVHQTVARTFLPKLAHSLLSAKVEIRGCPKTCQLIPEAKPADEQDYGKEFLDLVLAVKVVKNIDEAMDHMARYGSRHTEAIVTSDYGRAMRFLKEVDASAVLVNASTRLNDGYQFGLGAEIGISTSRIHARGPMGLEELTCFKFIVLGSGQLRT; encoded by the coding sequence ATGGAATCAAACGTTTTCGGCCAACCACCTGAGTCAATCGAACAATCGGCTTCTGAATACATCGTGAAGCTGGTTGCCAAGGCCAAGCAGGCGTCCGGAAAGCTGGCCTCTCTATCAACAACCGTCAAGAATCAGGCGCTGCTTGCCATGGCGGAGGCGCTTGAAGCCAAAACGGAGGAGGTGCTGGGGGCCAATCGTCGTGATCTTGACGCCTTTGGGGACGCCCCGGACAAAAAAGCCATGGCGGATCGTCTGCGCCTGACGCCGCAGCGGGTCGAAGAGATGGCCGGCGGGATCCGCGAAGTGGAGAAACTGCCCGATCCGGTCGGTGTGATGCCGTCGATGTGGACGAGGCCTAATGGGATGAAGGTGGGTCGCGTGCGCGTTCCGATCGGCGTGATCGGCATCATCTATGAATCGCGCCCCAACGTGACGGCGGATTCCGCGGCCCTCTGCCTGAAATCGGGAAACGCCTGTGTCCTACGGGGAGGAAGCGAAGCGATCCATTCCAATACGGTGATTGCCGCCATTCTCTCGGAAGCGGCGGAGAAAGCCGGCGTGCCGTCCGGCGCCATTACTTTTATAGACCGACCCGATCGCGACTTGGTCCCTGTGCTGCTCAAGCAGGATCGCTTTATCGATTTGATCATTCCCCGAGGGGGCGAATCCCTCATGCGATTGATTGCCGAGCACTCGACGATCCCGGTGGTCAAACATGACGCGGGGGTGTGTCATATCTACGTGGATGCGTCGGCGGACCTCGAGATGGCCCACGCGATCTGTGTCAATGCCAAGGTGCAGCGCCCCTCGACGTGTAACGCCATGGAGACTTTGCTGGTTCATCAGACCGTCGCCCGGACGTTTTTGCCGAAACTTGCCCACAGTCTGCTGTCGGCCAAGGTCGAAATTCGCGGATGCCCCAAAACCTGCCAATTGATTCCGGAGGCGAAACCGGCAGATGAGCAGGATTATGGAAAAGAATTCCTCGATCTGGTCTTGGCGGTCAAGGTGGTCAAAAATATCGACGAAGCCATGGATCACATGGCGCGGTACGGATCGCGGCATACGGAAGCGATCGTCACGTCGGACTACGGACGAGCCATGCGTTTTCTCAAGGAAGTCGACGCCAGTGCGGTGCTGGTCAACGCCTCCACCCGCTTGAACGACGGCTACCAATTCGGTCTCGGGGCCGAGATCGGAATCAGCACGTCCCGCATCCATGCCAGGGGCCCGATGGGCCTTGAAGAATTGACCTGCTTCAAATTTATCGTGCTGGGGAGCGGCCAGCTCCGCACGTGA
- the rpsI gene encoding 30S ribosomal protein S9, protein MAVAPHYATGRRKCAVARAWVSGTAGEITVNEKPLEQAFPRLTLRQIIQLPLELAGLLGKCSINATVYGGGPAGQAGALRHAIARALVAMNPSARPPLKKEGLLMRDSRVKERKKYGQKGARKRFQYSKR, encoded by the coding sequence ATGGCAGTGGCACCACACTATGCAACGGGTCGCAGAAAATGCGCGGTCGCGAGGGCGTGGGTGAGCGGGACCGCCGGCGAAATCACGGTCAATGAAAAACCGCTGGAACAAGCTTTCCCCCGTCTCACCTTGCGGCAAATTATTCAACTTCCGCTTGAGTTGGCCGGGCTTCTGGGCAAATGCTCGATCAATGCGACCGTGTACGGCGGCGGACCGGCGGGACAAGCCGGGGCGCTTCGGCATGCCATTGCGAGAGCTCTCGTCGCTATGAATCCCTCTGCCCGCCCCCCTCTCAAGAAGGAAGGACTCCTGATGAGAGACTCGCGCGTCAAAGAGCGAAAAAAGTACGGCCAGAAAGGCGCCCGCAAGCGCTTCCAATACTCCAAGCGATAA
- the frr gene encoding ribosome recycling factor, translating to MSGATPVHQKLTHQMEQAVEHLKRDLSGLRTGRASVALLDGVRVDYYGTMTPLKQVANVSTPEARLITIQPWEPNLIKEIEKALATSGLGVTPSNDGKIIRVPLPPLTEERRRELTKICKKHGEDTKVHIRGFRRDANEELKKLQKDAKLTEDELRKAEQETQKITDQFVHKIDEIIKKKEQEIMEV from the coding sequence ATGTCAGGCGCAACACCCGTTCATCAAAAACTCACCCACCAGATGGAGCAGGCCGTCGAGCACTTGAAGCGGGATCTTTCCGGCCTCAGAACCGGCCGAGCTTCCGTGGCCCTTCTCGACGGCGTGAGGGTCGATTATTACGGCACCATGACCCCGTTGAAACAGGTCGCCAACGTTTCGACGCCGGAGGCGCGATTGATCACCATTCAGCCCTGGGAGCCGAATCTGATTAAAGAGATCGAAAAGGCCTTGGCCACTTCGGGATTGGGCGTCACGCCGTCCAATGACGGCAAGATCATCCGCGTTCCTCTTCCTCCCCTCACGGAAGAACGCCGAAGAGAACTGACCAAGATCTGTAAAAAGCACGGCGAGGACACGAAGGTACACATCCGCGGCTTTCGGCGCGACGCCAACGAAGAATTGAAGAAACTTCAGAAAGATGCCAAGCTGACCGAGGACGAGCTGCGCAAGGCCGAACAAGAAACGCAAAAAATCACCGATCAGTTCGTCCACAAGATCGACGAGATCATCAAAAAAAAGGAACAGGAGATCATGGAAGTCTGA
- the pyrH gene encoding UMP kinase: MSGAKYQRLLLKVSGEMLAGEQGYGIQPSVLESLAEEIRSVVELGVQVALVIGGGNIFRGIAASASGMERASADYMGMLATVLNALALQNALERAGIMTRVQSAIEMRQLAEGYIRRRAIRHLEKHRVVIFAGGTGNPYFSTDTAAALRAMEIGAQVIMKGTKVDGIYDDDPVKNPTAQKYSEIPFLSILNQNLKVMDATAISLCMDNHLPLIVFNLKVKGNFRRVAMGEPIGTLVTPSNR; encoded by the coding sequence ATGAGCGGAGCCAAATACCAGCGTCTCCTTCTCAAGGTCAGCGGCGAGATGCTGGCCGGCGAGCAAGGGTATGGAATTCAGCCCTCCGTTCTCGAAAGTCTGGCTGAAGAGATCAGGTCCGTTGTCGAGCTCGGCGTCCAAGTGGCCCTTGTGATCGGGGGCGGGAACATTTTCAGAGGAATCGCCGCCAGTGCCTCGGGGATGGAGCGCGCCTCGGCCGATTACATGGGCATGCTCGCCACGGTGCTCAACGCCTTGGCCTTGCAGAACGCTTTGGAGCGCGCCGGCATCATGACACGCGTGCAATCCGCGATTGAAATGCGCCAACTGGCGGAGGGCTATATCCGCCGGCGGGCCATCCGGCACTTGGAAAAACACCGAGTGGTCATTTTCGCGGGAGGCACGGGCAACCCCTACTTTTCGACCGACACCGCCGCCGCCCTCCGCGCCATGGAAATCGGCGCCCAAGTCATCATGAAAGGCACCAAAGTCGACGGCATTTACGATGACGACCCCGTCAAGAATCCGACGGCCCAAAAGTATTCGGAGATTCCATTCCTTTCGATCTTGAATCAAAATCTGAAGGTCATGGACGCAACGGCGATCAGTCTCTGCATGGACAACCATCTGCCGTTGATCGTTTTCAATCTCAAAGTGAAGGGCAATTTCCGGCGCGTGGCCATGGGCGAACCGATCGGCACGCTGGTCACGCCGAGCAATCGTTGA
- a CDS encoding bifunctional nuclease family protein, which yields MPEPMIEPAEPLLQLSVDRVVDDSTTETRIAVLSRADVPAEHLMIWVGASEGEAIRRALDVSVTPRPMSHDLIKNFGDHLGIKMTQVVLTDVKNNTYFATVYVESKGVTRTIDARPSDAIALALRCHAPIYATQDVWKRRSGQNLEAWLSKVESKNFGAQEV from the coding sequence ATGCCCGAACCGATGATCGAGCCCGCGGAGCCGTTGCTTCAACTATCGGTCGACCGTGTCGTCGACGACTCGACTACCGAAACTCGCATCGCCGTCCTTTCACGCGCCGACGTTCCCGCGGAACATCTCATGATCTGGGTAGGGGCATCGGAAGGTGAAGCGATCCGAAGGGCGTTGGATGTCTCGGTCACCCCGAGACCCATGAGTCACGACCTGATCAAAAATTTCGGGGACCACCTCGGCATAAAGATGACGCAGGTGGTCCTCACGGATGTAAAAAACAACACTTACTTCGCGACGGTTTACGTCGAAAGCAAGGGAGTGACTCGAACCATTGATGCGAGACCGAGCGATGCCATCGCGTTGGCGTTGCGTTGTCACGCTCCGATCTACGCCACGCAGGACGTCTGGAAGCGGAGGAGCGGTCAAAACCTTGAAGCATGGTTGAGCAAAGTCGAGTCGAAAAATTTTGGAGCGCAGGAAGTCTGA
- a CDS encoding nucleotide sugar dehydrogenase — protein sequence MTQNVNRSIAVVGLGYVGLPIAIAFGKLAPVIGFDVNKSKVEELKNGVDRTGEVTKEDLQAARVHYTSEPADLKKADFIIVAVPTPINEALQPDLKALRMSSETIGANMARGAIVVYESTVYPGVTEEICLPILEKTSGMKGGVDFKVGYSPERINPGDKEHTLEKIIKVVAAQDAESLEIVAQTYGLVVKAGIHRAPSIKVAEAAKVIENTQRDLNIALMNELALIFHRLGIDTKSVLDAAGTKWNFLKFSPGLVGGHCIGVDPYYLTAKAESVGYHPQVILAGRRINNGMGKFVAEHTVKLLSQLPRPANELRVGVLGLTFKENVPDLRNSKVPDIVKELSEYGINVLVHDPLAEPEEAVAEYGIHLADWSRMNELDGIVIAVAHQPYKDMKPAEMLRLLRNNQYGVVVDVKSILNPTELPSFIKYWRL from the coding sequence ATGACACAGAATGTGAACCGGTCGATTGCGGTCGTGGGGCTGGGCTACGTCGGACTACCCATCGCCATCGCCTTCGGAAAACTGGCCCCTGTCATTGGGTTCGACGTCAACAAATCCAAGGTCGAAGAACTCAAGAACGGGGTTGATCGAACGGGAGAAGTGACGAAAGAAGACCTACAAGCCGCTCGCGTGCACTACACCTCCGAGCCGGCGGACTTGAAGAAGGCCGATTTCATCATCGTCGCCGTCCCCACTCCCATCAACGAAGCGCTCCAACCGGACCTCAAAGCCCTCAGGATGTCCTCGGAAACGATCGGCGCCAACATGGCACGGGGCGCTATCGTCGTGTACGAATCGACTGTCTATCCGGGCGTCACGGAAGAAATCTGCCTTCCGATTTTAGAAAAGACGTCCGGCATGAAGGGAGGAGTGGACTTCAAGGTCGGCTATTCCCCGGAGCGAATCAACCCCGGCGACAAAGAACATACCCTCGAAAAAATCATCAAAGTCGTGGCGGCTCAAGACGCCGAGTCCTTGGAAATCGTGGCTCAGACCTATGGGCTGGTGGTCAAAGCGGGAATCCACAGGGCGCCCAGCATCAAAGTGGCCGAGGCGGCCAAGGTCATTGAGAACACGCAACGTGACCTGAACATCGCCCTTATGAACGAACTCGCGTTGATTTTCCATCGCCTCGGTATCGACACGAAATCGGTATTGGACGCGGCCGGGACCAAGTGGAATTTTCTTAAATTTTCTCCCGGATTGGTCGGCGGCCACTGCATCGGAGTTGATCCCTACTACCTGACCGCCAAGGCTGAATCGGTCGGCTACCACCCGCAGGTCATCCTGGCAGGACGGCGCATCAATAACGGGATGGGAAAATTCGTCGCCGAACATACCGTCAAGTTGCTCTCCCAACTTCCACGCCCCGCCAATGAGTTGAGAGTGGGAGTGCTGGGGCTGACGTTCAAGGAAAATGTGCCGGACCTCCGCAACAGCAAGGTACCCGACATCGTGAAAGAGCTGAGTGAATATGGCATCAATGTGCTGGTGCACGATCCCTTGGCCGAACCGGAGGAAGCCGTTGCCGAATATGGAATTCATCTGGCTGATTGGAGCCGAATGAACGAGCTGGACGGCATCGTTATCGCCGTCGCGCATCAGCCGTACAAAGACATGAAACCGGCTGAAATGCTCAGGCTGCTTCGCAACAACCAATACGGCGTTGTCGTCGATGTCAAAAGTATCCTCAATCCGACGGAACTGCCCTCTTTTATCAAGTACTGGAGGCTCTAG
- the tsf gene encoding translation elongation factor Ts, translated as MAGSSQLVKELREKTGAGILDCQKALAENGNDIEKAVDYLRQKGLAAAAKKSGRETNQGLVHAYIHMGGKIGVLIEVNCETDFVARNDEFKTFVNDLALQVAAAKPLYVRREDIPKDLIEKERAIYEGQAKEMGKPPAAWPKIVEGKLEKFYQESCLLEQAFIKDPAVTIKDLLAQKIAKIGENINIRRFVRYQLGEA; from the coding sequence ATGGCGGGATCAAGTCAGTTGGTCAAAGAACTTCGTGAAAAGACCGGCGCTGGCATTCTGGATTGCCAGAAAGCTTTGGCTGAAAACGGCAACGATATCGAGAAGGCCGTCGACTATCTGCGACAAAAGGGCCTGGCGGCGGCGGCGAAAAAATCCGGGCGCGAGACAAACCAGGGCCTTGTCCACGCGTACATCCATATGGGGGGAAAAATCGGGGTGCTGATCGAAGTCAATTGCGAAACGGACTTTGTCGCGCGCAACGACGAGTTCAAAACCTTCGTCAACGATCTTGCCCTCCAGGTCGCGGCGGCCAAGCCGCTGTACGTGAGACGCGAGGATATCCCCAAGGATCTCATCGAAAAGGAGCGGGCGATTTACGAGGGACAAGCGAAGGAGATGGGCAAACCTCCCGCCGCCTGGCCGAAAATCGTCGAGGGAAAGCTTGAGAAATTCTATCAGGAATCCTGCTTGCTGGAGCAGGCCTTCATTAAAGACCCGGCCGTCACCATCAAGGATCTCTTGGCACAAAAGATCGCAAAAATCGGAGAGAACATTAACATCCGACGATTCGTCCGCTATCAACTGGGCGAGGCATGA
- the argC gene encoding N-acetyl-gamma-glutamyl-phosphate reductase has translation MPKKFRVAIAGASGYAGAELVRLAAAHPHYEITAVTSEKSVGQPVAWVFPSLTGIVEHRFESLAPEALAERADAVFLALPHTKSQEPVASCVSAGLFVVDLSADYRLKNTAAYESWYQTPHKHTDLLKKAVYGLPELHRRAIAETKLVASPGCYPTAAILQLAPLVAKGVIQPDTIVIDAKSGISGAGRSPALPYHFPEAHESLEPYKIGTHRHVPEIEQELAGILGSPGQVTVTFTPHLVPMNRGILSTAYCKLMRPTTIEELRALYADFYKGERFVRLFGDIVPNPRYLKGSNFCDVGVYLDARTGWVVTVAAVDNLVKGAAGQAIQAMNVMMGLPEDSGLTAPSSYP, from the coding sequence ATGCCCAAGAAATTCCGGGTCGCCATTGCAGGCGCCAGCGGTTATGCCGGCGCCGAGCTTGTTCGGCTTGCCGCAGCCCATCCCCATTACGAGATCACCGCCGTGACGTCCGAGAAATCGGTCGGCCAACCGGTCGCCTGGGTCTTTCCCAGCTTGACAGGCATTGTCGAGCATCGTTTTGAATCGCTGGCACCCGAGGCACTGGCTGAACGAGCCGACGCCGTGTTCTTGGCCCTCCCCCATACCAAATCGCAAGAGCCGGTGGCTTCCTGTGTGAGCGCGGGTCTCTTTGTCGTTGATCTGAGCGCCGATTACCGCCTCAAGAACACCGCCGCTTACGAGTCTTGGTACCAAACACCACACAAACATACAGATTTATTAAAGAAAGCCGTCTACGGTTTACCGGAACTCCATCGGCGCGCCATTGCCGAGACGAAACTGGTTGCCTCTCCCGGCTGCTATCCCACGGCCGCGATTCTTCAGTTGGCACCCCTGGTCGCCAAAGGCGTCATCCAACCGGACACCATCGTCATCGACGCCAAATCCGGCATTTCCGGCGCGGGGCGAAGCCCGGCGTTACCCTATCATTTCCCGGAAGCCCATGAATCGCTCGAACCCTACAAGATCGGAACCCATCGCCATGTCCCTGAAATCGAACAGGAGCTTGCGGGAATCCTCGGATCGCCGGGACAGGTGACGGTCACCTTCACCCCCCATTTGGTACCCATGAATCGAGGAATCCTGAGCACGGCTTACTGTAAGCTGATGCGCCCGACTACGATCGAGGAACTCCGGGCCCTCTACGCGGACTTTTATAAAGGAGAGCGGTTCGTCCGGTTGTTCGGCGACATTGTTCCCAACCCCCGCTATCTCAAAGGTTCAAACTTTTGCGACGTCGGCGTGTATCTGGACGCCAGGACCGGGTGGGTCGTGACGGTCGCGGCGGTTGACAATCTCGTCAAGGGTGCGGCCGGCCAGGCCATTCAGGCGATGAATGTGATGATGGGTCTTCCCGAAGACAGCGGGTTGACGGCACCGAGCAGCTATCCGTGA
- a CDS encoding bifunctional nuclease family protein, whose amino-acid sequence MIAQMHVKGLMFDPYNNAYIVILRDENQSEMLPIWIGKPEASSISLALENIAPPRPMTHDFMKAYLDAVNAKVISVVITDLNENTYFAKIHLMYGDSEYTVDSRPSDAIALALRSEAPIFVNESVIKKQSSEELDQWLENLKPEDFGKLDS is encoded by the coding sequence ATGATCGCCCAGATGCACGTCAAGGGGTTGATGTTCGATCCCTACAATAACGCCTACATCGTGATCTTGCGCGATGAAAACCAATCGGAAATGCTGCCGATTTGGATCGGAAAACCGGAAGCGAGCTCCATCAGCTTGGCTCTGGAGAACATTGCACCGCCTCGTCCGATGACCCATGACTTCATGAAGGCCTACTTGGATGCGGTGAATGCCAAGGTCATCAGCGTAGTCATCACCGATTTGAACGAAAACACCTATTTCGCCAAAATCCATCTGATGTACGGCGATTCGGAGTACACGGTGGACTCCAGGCCGAGCGATGCCATCGCCTTGGCGCTTCGGTCGGAAGCCCCGATTTTCGTCAATGAGTCGGTCATCAAAAAACAAAGTTCGGAAGAACTCGATCAGTGGTTGGAAAATTTGAAGCCGGAAGATTTTGGAAAACTGGATTCCTGA
- the alr gene encoding alanine racemase produces the protein MPTSSTFLPTSATVDLTALAHNLAQFRNFLPSGCKIMAVIKANAYGHGAVETARTLIRHGVSHVAVVSIEEGIILRHAGITRPIVVLGPLFHEQVGDLLAHRLTPVVSDIAVLPVLEKAASSFPAPYPIHLKVETGMGRLGLSQQELADLFGSRRFPPPLRLEGLMTHLADADGPSADMTQEQLARFRDAIDVVTTSGFRVPLIHAANSGGAIRFPEACFSLVRPGIMLYGYHTLPNSVAVPDLKPVLSLQTTVAQLRTVLPGQKVSYNGTFTARRKTTIAVLPIGYADGIHRRLSNRGFVLIRGYRAPIVGLVCMDMIMVDVTNIPGVTVGDEAALIGRQGDERITAHDLAQWAETIPYEILCAIGPRIPRQYLTA, from the coding sequence GTGCCCACTTCTTCGACATTCCTCCCAACCTCCGCAACCGTCGATCTGACCGCCCTGGCACACAATCTGGCTCAATTCCGAAATTTTCTCCCTTCCGGTTGCAAGATCATGGCGGTGATCAAAGCCAACGCCTACGGTCACGGCGCGGTGGAGACGGCCAGGACTCTGATACGTCACGGCGTGTCCCATGTCGCCGTCGTCTCAATCGAAGAAGGCATCATCCTGCGTCATGCCGGCATCACCCGGCCGATCGTCGTGCTCGGTCCCCTGTTCCACGAACAGGTCGGAGACCTTTTGGCTCATCGGCTCACCCCTGTCGTGAGCGACATCGCGGTATTGCCGGTTCTGGAAAAGGCGGCCTCCTCGTTCCCCGCCCCGTATCCGATTCATCTCAAAGTAGAAACCGGCATGGGGCGGCTGGGACTGTCGCAGCAAGAACTCGCGGATCTCTTCGGCAGCCGTCGGTTTCCTCCTCCCCTCCGATTGGAAGGTCTCATGACACATTTGGCCGACGCCGACGGCCCCTCCGCGGACATGACACAGGAACAACTGGCCCGATTTCGAGACGCCATCGACGTCGTCACCACGAGCGGATTCAGAGTGCCGCTTATCCATGCAGCCAACAGCGGCGGAGCAATCCGTTTTCCTGAAGCCTGCTTTTCGCTCGTTCGGCCCGGCATCATGTTGTACGGCTATCACACGCTGCCGAACTCCGTAGCCGTGCCGGACTTAAAGCCGGTGCTGTCCCTGCAAACGACCGTCGCGCAACTCCGCACCGTTTTGCCCGGACAGAAGGTCAGCTACAACGGCACCTTTACGGCACGACGGAAAACGACCATCGCCGTGTTGCCGATCGGCTACGCGGACGGCATCCATCGCCGTCTCTCAAATCGCGGATTTGTCCTGATTCGGGGATATCGAGCGCCGATCGTGGGACTGGTCTGCATGGATATGATCATGGTCGACGTCACAAACATCCCGGGGGTCACAGTCGGCGACGAAGCGGCGCTCATCGGCCGCCAGGGAGACGAACGGATCACCGCTCATGACCTCGCGCAATGGGCCGAGACCATTCCCTATGAGATTCTTTGTGCCATCGGTCCACGTATTCCAAGACAATACCTCACCGCATAA